The Brachypodium distachyon strain Bd21 chromosome 4, Brachypodium_distachyon_v3.0, whole genome shotgun sequence nucleotide sequence gtcatgtctacatacatcctaattttgataaatttgagacatcttttgttggacggaaggagtaccaTTATTTACCCAGTTTTGGATAACTCAGTGGAAAGCAATTTCCTAAGTAGTTTGTCATCAATGTATAGCAACCTATAGCAAGTTCTTAATTATCATGTTTATGTGTCAAACTAATCAGGATCTGGAAGCAGGTGTAATCAATGCATAGCAAGTTTCCAACCATGTTTATTTCGTACATCCAGACTACAGTGTGAATGACACCAGAGGCAGTTTATTATGGTTCTGTTTCAATTGCTACTTGTAGTTTGTAAAGATTCAGGCTTATAGATACCAGTCTTGTTGCTGAATATTTAGTTATCTTTTGCGGTTTCCAGGGCATCATTGATGCATTCTAATCCCCGAAGTAGTAGCATTCAAGCTCAGGACGGGATATAAGTATTTTGGTATTGATAAAACAATCCTGACAGTTAAGCAATTCACACCGATACGATATAGGCCAATGAGAATACCAGACAGGCAATGGCACCAAACCGTAAAGCGTACCTTGTTACCCTGCGCCACGTTGTTTCGTCGGATTTATAccgtccccgccgccaccagatCGTGGCGGGACCGCCGTCGCCTTCGTCGACAGCCAAGAGGGAACAAGACTCTGATCTCGCAGGAGGGAACACCcaccgcgccgcgccgcctccgtccgTCGCCCCCTCGATCGGTTGGGGAGCGTCGCCTCCCTTGCTGTGCCACCCTCCGTCGAGTTGGTCCCAGAAAGCCTCGAATCCCAGCCGGAGTTCGGAGCCCCATTCGCAATCGCATTCGATTCTCCATCCCCAGATCTGGAGCTCGTCCAGTCCTCTTCCCGTCCCGCGCCGGAATCCTCCaccgcctcgccctcctcAGTCCTCACTCCTCAGGCCGCAGTTGGTGGacatgggccttgggcctgCTGGGCTTGGATTAGTGGCCGTTCATCGAACGAACAGAGCTGATGAACCGAACCGGGGTTGCTCCCGTGTTCCACTTCCCGTCTTGCTCGTCCTTCCCCTTTTGGTTCCTCTGCAAATCCAAAAGGCAGACCTAGCACCTATCTACCTCACGTCCGGCGATCGCCGTGGCCACGGCATATTACAATTTGGTTTCAGAGCCAGAGAATCCcgcgaaaaaaaaattgaaccaAAATTTCCCCCCAATATGTTTCCCCGTCAATTTGGTTCGCGCTGCAACTTCTCAGGTTTTCTTCGATGAACAGCAATGGATGCTACATTGGCTGAGATCGCGCGCCTTCAGGATGTCCTGGGGCGCGGCAAATGGCGGCCACAGAGCAGGCAGTTGCATGCATCTCTTGTGCGCAGGCGACTGTGGCGCACAAGGGCGCGAACCATGGCGTTGCTGCTGCCACTCTTCGTGTTAACGcggtcaccaccaccacccccccCTTGGAACCCACCCCGGGGACCGTGCAGAACTGTGGCCTGCTGCACATGGCGGCCACACGACCTGCAATCAATCATCTTGGCTGGCCGCGCTGTGGCTGCTGGTGTTCTACACGCAGAGGTCGTCCTGGCGGCCACGGCGCTCACCAGATTTAGTGTCTTTGGAGGCTTCGTGACCTTGCGGCCGCCGTTCCCGAGCTGACCACACCAGCGCCTGCCAtgtgttcgacgaaatgctaCCGCACGGATTTGGACGTGCATAAGTCCATGCTCCCCGGTAGAGACTCAAAGTGCATCCTCGGCTACTGCTATGGTTGATTCCACCGTCCCTGACGTCATGCCATTGGAGAGCTTGGGCAGCTAGAAGGTGGATCCACTTGGGGCAGATTAGTATGACAGTGTTGTAAACCATGTCGGTGGCTCGTTTATCTTTTTACCGTGTGACGGGAGCTGCAGATGAGGTGTTCGATGAGAGTTCGCTCCAAGGATGTGCTGTGGGATGAGGAGCTTGCTGACAACATTCTCACACATACCGGTGGGTCAGAATTCCTAGAGCTTGTTGTGGGATCTAATATAGAGCTTGAAGAAAGAGTTGATAAAGCCAAAGATGATGCAAAACCGATCCAGGTAACTAATATAGGTGTTTGAGGCAATTCCGCTGTGGATCAATGTGCTTTAGCTCCACGCAAACTACGAAGGGAAGTGCTAGTTGGTGCCTGCATATTGAAGGATGAAAATTACTTCGTGAACATGCAGTCTGTGTGTCATATATTTTAGTCCACCATCCAGCCATTTCAAACACACCATCTTTCTCAAAGTTGAAATTCTGAACCAGGAGGTACCAGGATCCCATATGGCATTTTAAATCCATGTTCTGTTGATCTTGTGGTTTGATTTTGAAGGAAGAGACGAGCTGAAGCAGACGCTGCAATGCCTAGTTGCCACCAAATAAGAAAGCTTACCGATCCCCTCTTTCCTTGTCTAAAATGTCTGCGCTGAAGGGGTTCTGTTTCGAGCCATGAAATCGACCTAATTTAGCTGGACGATCTATCTTCATTCTTAGCTGGGGCATCTAGTATCTTTATTCAAGCAAGTATCTTTATTCTTACCTCCAACCACAAGCGAAAACCACGTACTCTCCTTTGCTGTAGTGAAAAGCATCCCAAGGATAAGGGAACGGACAAAGCTTACTTGCAGCTCAGAAGTACACCAAATTAAAGGCACATTGCAGATTAGTAAGCCTgcgtttggcattgcggtggattcACATAATCCCGTCTTGTTCACCCGCTTTTCACTATTTTCTTGTTTGGGTAACCAACTTTTTTCTacttttgtgtgtatttttccacaacaaattataaaataagttcagcgcagCACAGTTCAACAATGTCAAACTGAGCCTAAATACCCATCCTATCACTTTTATAGTTTTCTGGTATATTATCAACAAATAAGAATTTTATGTAGCTACAGCAGGTACTAGGGTTCTTCTACTTTTGTTGCCTATTCATAAGTATATGGACTAATTAACAGTTGTAACGTTGCTGATATATATGTTTATGTAGGGACTAGGCGGTGGCGATCTATGGAGGTAAGAAATTCTCAACGTGACAATTCAACGGTGAAAACAGATCGTAAATcagatttctttttctgcagagctaaaaaaaattgaattttgaaGCTAAGAAAGAATCTTCGCTGATATCGGCATGCATCACTATTATGTTTTTACTTGCATGTATGATGGAGATGGCTTGGTAGTTACTCCAACTAACGTGACAATTCAACGGTGAAAACAGATTGTAAATCAGATTTCTTTTTATGCAGAGCtaaaaaaatttgaattttgaagcTAAGAAAGAATCTTCGCTGATATCGGCATGCATCACTATTATGTTTTTCCTTGCATGTATGATTGAGATGGCTTGGTAGTTACTCCAACTATTGCAAGGCCAGAGGGTAGCACGCGGCACGCCCTTCACCAGGTAACaaaggttttctttttctcgaaCCCACCCCTAAGGGTGGATCATTTTCATTAAAAAGAAAACGTGAAGAAGGTGCAAGAGTAACAAAACAAACCCaataaacagaaaacaaaaaaatcagcCCAAATGGCCAGCAAAAAGGTAACAAAGGTTTATAGAATCCAGACTTCGTTCActggagaaaagaaaaccacTTGGAAATAGTACTTATCAAGTAAAGTTATTTTGTGTCATAGTAAATCCGTACTCTACCAATCTTGTGATTTCTATTAATCAAAAGATTTTTAGGAGTAACAGAGGGTCAGAGGCCTGATGCCAAGCTAGTTGTCCCCAAATAAGAATGCCTGCTGATGAATATCGGCGCTAGATAGGTTCTATTTCTAGCTATCAAATCATGGAGGGACCTACTCTATCAGCTTTGTTTTTGCCTCCAACGCCAAGCAAAGAACCATTCTGCTTTGCTGCTCCGAAAGCATCCCAATTAAGCAGAAGGCAACGGCCAAAGCTACGTGTGCAGCTCAGTACACTGAAGAGATCATTTGCAGATTAATCCACAACAAGCTACCTATCATAGCCCCGAGCTCTTCCTCGCTATCCATCATTCACTTCCCTAGTTTTCTGGTATATCGTCAGCAAATTAAGAAGGAAACATGTAGCTGTCAAGGTACTAAAATTCTTGTCCTCTCCTCATGTACTCATGTACATACTAGCTGTTGCCTGTTTAACTTGGTAATTATCGAGAATAAGTATATATCTGATATGCTATTGCAGGGGCTAACAAGCAGAGATCCATTTGTAGGTGCCGATGCATTAGGTTAGCTTGGGAAGCTTCTGGTGTTCAATTGTACATATGGGGATTAATTCATCACGATGTCAATAACGTTGACGGTATTTTTCTAACCCCACctccccccacacacacacatactaGTACAATTGTACAGTGCCCGTGCCGTTGGTATGGCAAAGTTTACAAAATATTCCTTTTTGTTCCAATTTTTTTAGATAAGAAGGTAGACAATCGCCGATTTTGTTCCACTTGGGAACAAATAATGACGATTTTTTTCCCCTCTTGTTGATCCTTCTTCCTGGTCGAACAACTAgcacacttttttttgtctgaaCTTGCTTTAGGGCTAGATTAGGGGGAAGGTTTTTGTCTCATAGTCAGTTCCCGATTGTGGGGCTGGTTAGCGAGTTTCCTGCCCCAGTAGTTAAACCTGCTTACTTCCCTTCCCCCATTTCTCCCCCTCGCTCTTATGGTGCTGTTGCGGTGGACAACGTTGTATTTCTGTTTATGAAATGGAAAGGGGAGAGATCCCAGGTTGAACTACCACACACATATATGACTGGTTTCTATACGCCCTGCCACACGTGACGTCTCCTCCATGCTCATCATCACAATTGTTCTCACAGTAGGTCTCAATACTTTAAACTACCTTGCTAGCCGTTGGATAGTGATTTTCAAAGTTATCTAAATATATCGGCTCACAAAAATATTGAATTGGTGGTCACCTTCGTCATCCTTAAAGGACCGCCATCACACCATGCATCGCTTTAGTGCGTTTCTCATCCATTCCAATCTCCACATCTGCCCTACCGCTACTTGCTAGATATCATAGTTAAAGATATGGGATTTACTGCGAAAACGCCAATTAGAGCTCGAGCTACTGGTAGCTCTTTATCACACACACAGAAGTTGGCTGGGGATCAGGTCCAATGGGCCCTCTTTCTATGTATTTCCCACATCCAACGCGTATTGTCTTTTTAATAGTACTTGTGCTTACGTCCTCTTGTCACACATTGTTATATATTTGATACGATTTTTGGCAAAGTATTTGTGCTTACGTCCTCTTGTCACACATTGTTATATATTTGATACGATTTTTGACTAAAACATCTTCCCACTCTTGTTAGCATATAATCTTTTATTTCAAGTCCATCTCTTCTACATTGcttttagagtaaatttcatagaaccacacattttgtgGATAGGGTTTCACATAACCACACTTGGCGCTAATTTTCTCATATAACCATCACTCTTAAGGCCATGAAGTTGTCATCATGCTCCTCCTCACTGGCACTATGGCGTGGTACTCTACAAACGAATCTTTGTCGTGTCGAGGCTCTCCGCTGCCCAGCGTCATGCACCCGCTGCGCACCTTCAGTTCCTCGGCAACAACGCACAGGCTCTTTGACAATAATGACAGAGCGTCGCTGCGGACAAGTCTCCATCGCGTCCAGTCGCTCCACCACTCGCCACCACCCTTCGTCCCTCCAAGCACCTTCCTATGCCGCACCATCGCCAAGCACTTCCACCGGAACGCCAAGCCGCTACTGGACGAACTGACCGTGCAGCTCAGGGACCCACCGACATCGGCACTAGGCGGTGAACCAATGGAGTCTGATGGTGAGCGGAGCGTGGAGCCGGTATCTGCATTGTTTTGTGTAGTGAGACGAACGGTGAATTTTTGAGACATAGGGGTTAATGCATCAGGTTGTTGGGTTCGGTCCAGAGGATGTGACAAGTGAACTGGATATGTTTGCCACATGGCATCTGATATGTGGGTCACATGGATTAGATTTACTGTCAAACATGTTAATATGTCAGATTTGGTTTCTTTTGAGAAGACCTGCCTCAAAAGCGGTGGTTCCGTGAAAAAATTGTGATTCCGTAAAACCCTAGCCACGGGTTTCTCCGGGGGAAACCCCAGATCCCGTGTTGGACCGGGCGAGGGTGGCGTTTCATGTGTCGCTTACCCCTTGGGACCTTGCCTTGGATGCATGTTTTGCCGGCCGGAGGGATCAGCGGTAGGAGTTGGTGGTTAGCAGTGGCGAGCTGTTGGGCAACCTCGGCTTCGGCGGTCAGGCAGTCATAGCTTCGGGTGGTGTGAGCTCCTGGTGAAATCCATGCACCGGCCTCGGGTGGTGCTGGCGATGGTGGTGTCCTCAGTCGTCGCACCCCTCCATGGAGGCATCGTTGTGGAGCCCCTCACCTCCATGTCGGCATCCGGTCTGCTCAACTGGTGTCCGTTGCTCGTCTTCGGCTAGGAGGTGTGCGGCCCTTGCGCGGCGTGGATGTTCGAGCAGGGGCTTCAGGTTTTCGCCTCCTCCGTGTTGCTTTGAGTTGGTTGGGTATCGGCTTGGTTGCTAGGGAGACTTGGTCGTCAACCCGTGTGGGGGCGTGCCCTCTAGCAGGATGCGTTCTTTGTTGTACGGTTTTCGGCTTGTTTTCCTCATAAACTGACCAACTCTTTTCTGACTTAATCAATTAATGGCATTGCCTaggtttaaaaaaaacattcaaaGGTTCTGTACATGGTGCACCTATCGCCTGTACGCAGCTTTGCCTGcacctttttccttttcaataAATGATAAATATAAATAGcaacaaaaagataagaacaGCTAATTTTTATCATCCATTAATGCAGTGGAAAAATGTCTGTGCAAGGAATAATTCATCTTTTAGAGGATAATCGGGAGGAACCTCATTACATTGATCCATGGGAGAACATATACTTTGATGGATCGGATGAATTAGCTACATCTGCGGTCCTCCGAGCTATAGCAGAAGACCCTCCAGCTTCCTTAAAGAAGAAATTTGACAGTATCATCCATCTTGATTGCTCAAGGTGGAAAAGCCGAAGATGGTTCCAGAGAACAATTGTGGAAAAGCTAGAGCTTCCTCAACATGTACTGGTTACTTTGGACACACAAGATAAAGAGGACGATTTCAGAATGGTAGATGAAGGCTCTAGGAATGAGATACGAGGTGTTGCAAGAGCCATCCATCAAGCCTTACAAGGACGGAGATGTTTATTCATTTTTCATATTGGCAGCAATGGTAAAATTGACTTTAGTGACTTTGGCATCCCAGAACCTAAATGGTCGAGGGACACTAAAGTATTATGGACCTTGAGGGGAAGGCTTCGGCTTAACACAGATATTGCTGGACAGGTGAAGGATTCACGTAATTACTTAACTTGTTATCTTCttcttgcaaaaaaattggACAGTTTACTAAGGGCAGATGCTACAGAAATTGCTCGATACACACATAAGCTTGGTGCCACCACAGAGATAGCTGCAGAGTGTTTCTTGTACTTGTTGTCATTGAAAAATATGGGTGGTGATACCATTGCCTACAATCGGGGTACTCATGCCTGCAACTATTGGGTGTGTGATGGGATCATAAGTGGAAGCCAAGTCGATGAAGCATGGGAGGTTGGCAATGCTTTGTATCAAGTGATGCAGTTTGAGGACTACTCGCACATGTTTGGTTATTCTGTTCAACAGTTGAGGACTCATTCTTGGATTTCTAAGAACATAGAAAGGACACAAATAAATGTCCTGACTATACCACAGGAGACATCGTCGTTTTTCTTGGCAATCAGAAGTGGATCCGATCAGGCAATACCATCATTGCCCAGTAATATGTTTCAGCAGTCAGAGAAACTTCGTGTGTTGAAACTCTGTTATTGTACCTTCAGCTTTTCTTTACCTCCCTTCTATCCATGCCATGGTTTAAGATTCCTTGCTATAGATAGTTGCAAGGATAGACAGGAAGCAGAAGCAAAGCAAGAGAGACCAGCCTTGGAATGTTTTGAGAACCTATGGGTGCTGGACATATGTGAAACTGACTGGGAATTAGATCTATCTTCCAAGATAACAGAGCAAATGGCTAAAAACATTAGGGAGGTGCATATTAAGAGGGGAAGGATATGGTGCGGTCATCTTGCATGGCGAAGGCTACACAACTTACGCAGGATTCGAGTGATTGAGCCTACCTGCTATGCTCATGGGAGTCAGGGAACAAGGATGAATTCACACACATGGTAATGTTGGAGCTCCTCGATTTGTCTGGGAATTGTATGATACAAGTTTTGCAAAGGTTGTCAGAGGCAACATGCCTGAAGACCCTAGTTCTTGATGGTTGTATTGGGTTGGAGCACGTTGGTCCTGAAGTTCTCCCTCCATCACTTGAATCATTCAGTTTAGATGCAGGATCAAGTCAAAAGGATGAAGCTAAGGTCTCTAAGATTTCTTTGGTCAGTTGGGTGCACTCGGGAAGCTTCACACTGGGTGGGTCATTGCCAAGCCTCGAGGAGCTGGATCTATCAGGCACCTCAATTAGGAAACTTAACCTCAATGATGCGGTGGTGAAGGTGCCAAAACTTGAGCGGATCTTCCTGGTAGGCTGCAAGAAGATCCTTGCAACACCATggtggaaagaaaaaagcagGGTCAAGGTGCTACACATCAGCCACCAAGTGAAAGATGCCATAAGACTACGTGGTTCTTCATCTGTCCACACGGAAAGTAGAAAACATGATGGCCAAGTCTGTGTTAGGGATGCAAGGTTCATTCATTCCTTGAAGCTCACAAATGAATTGATTACTAACAGCCTCTATTTAAATCTAGAGAGTTTTTTGGGCAGAAAAACTAAAGGAAGAAGCAGAAACAATATGGGAATTGATACCAACAGAGGGAAAGTGGTCTTGCCAGTCCGAAGTGGATCCAACTGCTACAACGATGTCTT carries:
- the LOC104584873 gene encoding uncharacterized protein LOC104584873, which gives rise to MRCSMRVRSKDVLWDEELADNILTHTGGSEFLELVVGSNIELEERVDKAKDDAKPIQLSNHGGTYSISFVFASNAKQRTILLCCSESIPIKQKATAKATCAAQYTEEIICRLIHNKLPIIAPSSSSLSIIHFPSFLVYRQQIKKETCSCQGANKQRSICRCRCIRLAWEASGVQLYIWGLIHHDVNNVDGHEVVIMLLLTGTMAWYSTNESLSCRGSPLPSVMHPLRTFSSSATTHRLFDNNDRASLRTSLHRVQSLHHSPPPFVPPSTFLCRTIAKHFHRNAKPLLDELTVQLRDPPTSALGGEPMESDGERSVEPVSALFCVVRRTVNF